In Flavobacteriales bacterium, one genomic interval encodes:
- a CDS encoding NCS1 family nucleobase:cation symporter-1 — protein sequence MVDQPFTHSIKNSPLYSEDLAPIPVEKRTWSKWNLAALWVGMAVCIPTYLLASYMMRAGLSWQAALTIIGLANLVITIPMVLNGHAGVKYGIPFPVQGRAAFGTVGIHIPSIVRAIVACGWFGVQTWIGGLAIYSIWNAATGDVGDLGLSAGKFIAFGIFWLIQIWFIWRGTESIKWLETWAAPILIIIGMLLIGWGATNAGGLSVALEQGKQLQHATAVLVPYADATTGHELRLTPLVGSDGVPKATEYRIVPRTKMDGGSDAWLPITSSTTSHAMGVEPSVNVQFRNAEGQESTILKVGASPGVPESAGFMSYLLWFTAMVGFWATMAISISDITRYASSQKDQLAGQFIGLPGTMIFYSFVGIFVTSAAVIAFRDVLIAEDAPWDPVSLVSKFSSPGVVIFAQLAMLIATLSTNIAANVIAPANAFSNLFPQKISFRVGGVIAGLIGILICPWWLLDEISGLLIFVSGLLGPVLGILLCDYFIIRKKELSVPDLFAVDGKYRFTSGFNIVAIVALVVGVFAALIGFWVEALALLYQLSWFTGFVVAFVVYWLGMRPRPQVI from the coding sequence ATGGTAGATCAACCGTTCACGCACAGCATCAAAAACTCCCCACTCTACAGCGAAGACCTGGCGCCGATCCCAGTAGAAAAACGCACGTGGAGCAAATGGAACCTCGCGGCATTATGGGTGGGAATGGCCGTATGCATTCCTACGTACCTATTGGCGAGTTACATGATGCGCGCTGGCCTTAGCTGGCAAGCCGCACTTACTATTATCGGCTTGGCTAATTTGGTGATCACCATACCTATGGTCCTCAATGGCCATGCGGGCGTGAAGTATGGTATTCCTTTTCCTGTGCAAGGTCGTGCAGCTTTCGGAACGGTCGGCATTCACATTCCAAGTATCGTAAGAGCGATCGTTGCATGTGGATGGTTCGGCGTGCAAACATGGATCGGAGGTTTGGCGATCTATTCCATATGGAATGCTGCAACTGGTGATGTTGGTGATCTTGGATTGAGCGCTGGAAAATTCATTGCGTTCGGGATCTTCTGGTTGATCCAGATCTGGTTCATTTGGCGCGGTACCGAAAGCATAAAATGGCTGGAGACATGGGCTGCACCGATCCTGATCATCATCGGGATGCTATTGATCGGCTGGGGTGCAACGAATGCGGGCGGATTAAGTGTAGCACTGGAACAAGGCAAACAATTGCAACATGCAACTGCCGTGTTGGTGCCTTACGCGGATGCCACTACCGGTCACGAATTGCGATTAACGCCGTTGGTCGGTTCGGATGGAGTACCAAAAGCCACGGAGTATCGAATTGTTCCTAGAACTAAAATGGATGGCGGATCGGATGCTTGGCTACCGATCACTAGTTCGACGACAAGTCATGCAATGGGAGTTGAACCATCAGTGAATGTTCAGTTCCGGAACGCTGAAGGGCAAGAGTCAACCATACTAAAAGTTGGTGCTAGCCCCGGTGTGCCGGAAAGTGCAGGTTTTATGAGCTACTTATTGTGGTTCACAGCAATGGTCGGTTTTTGGGCAACCATGGCGATCAGTATCTCGGACATTACACGTTATGCAAGTAGCCAGAAGGATCAATTGGCCGGGCAGTTCATCGGCTTGCCGGGTACCATGATCTTTTATTCGTTCGTCGGGATCTTCGTCACAAGCGCGGCGGTCATCGCCTTCCGGGATGTACTTATTGCAGAGGATGCACCGTGGGATCCCGTTTCGTTGGTCAGCAAATTCTCCAGTCCAGGCGTTGTCATTTTTGCACAATTGGCGATGTTGATCGCAACACTCAGTACCAATATTGCAGCCAACGTCATAGCACCCGCGAACGCATTCAGCAACTTGTTCCCACAGAAGATCAGTTTCAGGGTTGGTGGTGTGATCGCTGGGTTGATCGGTATCTTGATCTGCCCATGGTGGTTGCTCGATGAGATCAGCGGACTTCTGATCTTCGTGAGCGGATTGCTTGGTCCGGTGTTGGGCATTCTGTTGTGCGACTATTTCATCATCCGCAAGAAAGAATTGTCAGTGCCAGATCTTTTCGCGGTGGACGGCAAGTACCGTTTCACTTCTGGCTTTAACATAGTAGCGATCGTCGCGCTTGTTGTCGGTGTGTTCGCCGCACTTATCGGTTTCTGGGTCGAAGCGCTGGCTTTGCTTTATCAACTTTCTTG